In Oncorhynchus kisutch isolate 150728-3 unplaced genomic scaffold, Okis_V2 scaffold68, whole genome shotgun sequence, the following proteins share a genomic window:
- the LOC109894211 gene encoding uncharacterized protein LOC109894211, with the protein MLHHHHVEHHSSASSDEEVRDLFGCGPVVAALEPGTCLEASPSPVLFSSSPPRSLKPPPPIRLQFQVVQPAARPIILTHFDQSAVPYTKHRHSYGGEVGRPSLDLEKMQQKMLLKKNCGGKTRTIKIRNLTGTRPLPRYAYDPSIFAFRSLSTVPPCSPLTPSEDRPCV; encoded by the exons ATGCTGCACCATCACCACGTCGAGCACCACAGCAGTGCCTCCAGCGACGAGGAGGTGCGGGACCTGTTCGGCTGTGGTCCGGTGGTGGCGGCCTTGGAGCCTGGGACTTGCCTGGAGGCCTCCCCCAGCCCAGTGCTCTTTAGCTCCAGCCCGCCTCGCAGCCTCAAGCCCCCGCCGCCCATTCGGCTACAGTTCCAGGTGGTGCAGCCTGCTGCTAGGCCCATTATCTTGACCCACTTTGACCAGTCAGCGGTTCCCTATACGAAGCACAGGCACAGCTACGGGGGAGAGGTTGGGAGGCCGAGTCTGGACCTGGAGAAAATGCAACAG AAAATGCTCCTTAAAAAGAACTGTGGTGGGAAAACACGGACCATAAAGATTCGG AACTTGACTGGCACTCGCCCTCTACCCAGGTATGCCTACGATCCCTCCATTTTTGCCTTCCGGTCCCTCAGCACGGTCCCTCCTTGCAGTCCACTGACTCCATCCGAAGACCGCCCATGTGTGTGA